From a single Raphanus sativus cultivar WK10039 unplaced genomic scaffold, ASM80110v3 Scaffold3881, whole genome shotgun sequence genomic region:
- the LOC108829371 gene encoding vascular-related unknown protein 1-like, with the protein MMDTFSCNTYEQNHAPFDHRDDVVDIDDYAGDCQEESGWTTYLDDFSNHYRTHREDSDHQDKSSCSLLGVSPSLVSDAATDVFSGQDFPVNFPVKLKFGKARTKKICEDDSLEDTASSPVNSPKVSQVEHIQTPPRKNEDYVWSSFVMRTTRGMGDNQIQIQEGDEQNMTMMRNLREGNNNNMDLRSKGLCVVPISMLANFQGRF; encoded by the exons ATGATGGATACATTCTCTTGTAATACTTACGAACAAAATCACGCCCCTTTCGACCATCGCGATGATGTTGTTGATATTGATGATTATGCTGGTGATTGTCAAGAAGAGAGTGGATGGACAACCTATCTCGACGATTTCTCGAATCATTACAGAACTCATCGAGAAGATAGTGATCATCAAGACAAGAGTTCTTGTTCGCTTCTTGGCGTCTCTCCTTCTCTGGTCTCCGACGCTGCTACTGACGTCTTTTCCGGACAGGATTTTCCAGTTAATTTTCCGGTGAAGTTAAAGTTTGGGAAAGCAAGAACCAAGAAGATTTGTGAAGATGATTCTCTGGAGGACACGGCTAGCTCTCCGGTTAATAGCCCTAAG GTCAGTCAGGTTGAACATATTCAGACGCCTCCTAGAAAAAATGAGGACTATGTCTGGTCTAGTTTCGTAATG AGAACTACGAGAGGCATGGGGGATAATCAGATCCAAATCCAAGAAGGGGATGAACAAAATATGACGATGATGAGGAATCTCAGAGAAGGAAACAACAATAATATGGACTTAAGGAGTAAAGGATTATGCGTCGTTCCTATTTCCATGTTGGCTAACTTTCAGGGTCGCTTCTGA